Proteins co-encoded in one Prevotella sp. E13-27 genomic window:
- the pheT gene encoding phenylalanine--tRNA ligase subunit beta — MNISYKWLKEYVDFDLTPQQVCDAITSTGLEVDALEEVQTIRGGLKGLYVGKVLTCETHPNSDHLHVTTVDLGHGEPSQIVCGAPNVAAGQKVIVADLGCVLYDGDQEFVIKKSKLRGVESNGMICAEDEIGIGTSHDGIIVLPEDAVVGTPAAEYYHLESDWLIEVDITANRADGLSHWGVARDLYAWLKSNGYETALHRPVVDDFVVDNHDLPVEVVIENTEACKRYACVSITDCDVKESPEWLKNKLTTIGLRPINNIVDITNYVMMALGQPLHCFDADMVKGHKIVVKTMPEGTPFQTLDGEEHKLSDRDLAICNAEEPMCIAGVFGGKGSGTYETTRNVVLESAYFHPTWIRKSARRHGLSTDASFRFERGVDPNGTVEALKYAAMLCKELAGGKVSMEIKDVYPEKMENARVDLKYSYVHSLVGKDIPVEKIKSICESLEMKILSESAEGLLLEIPGYRVDVTRPCDVVEDILRIYGYNNVEIPTQLKSSLVIKGDEDRKHKLQNLVSEQLVGAGFNEILNNSLTKAAYYEGTSKTSETSAASTLVRIMNPLSSDLNVMRQTLLYGGLESVEHNVKRKAQNLRFFEFGNCYFFDPEKQNDENPMQAYKEENYLGLWITGKRVEGSWAHPNEDSSYFELSAFVQNILSRIGMKPGLMVTKKSENENFSAGIVIENRGGKKLIEMGVLSKKLLKKFDLNQPVYFAELNWSQLMKATKKNEVTFTEVSKHPAVSRDLALLIDKNIEFAQVEQIARQTEKKLLKSVELFDVYEGDKLPAGKKSYAVNFILQDTEKTMNDKQIDAIMQKLIANLKKQLGAELR, encoded by the coding sequence ATGAACATTTCTTATAAGTGGCTGAAAGAGTACGTTGATTTCGACCTTACACCGCAGCAGGTATGTGACGCAATAACATCGACAGGTCTGGAAGTTGACGCTCTGGAAGAAGTTCAAACAATCCGTGGTGGTCTGAAGGGACTCTATGTAGGCAAGGTGCTTACTTGCGAGACCCATCCAAACAGCGACCACCTGCATGTTACAACAGTAGATTTAGGACATGGAGAGCCTTCGCAGATAGTCTGCGGAGCACCAAACGTGGCTGCTGGTCAGAAGGTTATCGTTGCTGACCTGGGCTGTGTGCTCTATGACGGCGACCAGGAATTTGTCATTAAGAAGTCAAAGCTTCGCGGCGTAGAGTCAAATGGTATGATCTGTGCTGAGGACGAGATTGGCATCGGCACATCGCACGACGGAATTATCGTGCTTCCCGAGGATGCCGTGGTAGGTACTCCTGCCGCAGAATACTATCATCTGGAGAGCGACTGGCTCATTGAGGTGGACATCACTGCCAACCGTGCTGACGGTCTGTCGCACTGGGGGGTGGCACGCGATCTCTATGCTTGGCTGAAATCGAACGGCTACGAGACAGCCCTTCACCGTCCCGTGGTTGATGATTTCGTCGTCGACAATCACGACCTCCCCGTTGAGGTGGTGATAGAGAATACAGAGGCTTGCAAGCGCTACGCCTGTGTGAGCATCACCGACTGTGACGTGAAGGAGTCGCCAGAGTGGCTGAAGAACAAGCTGACAACCATTGGTCTGCGTCCTATAAACAATATCGTTGATATCACGAACTATGTAATGATGGCTCTCGGTCAGCCATTGCACTGCTTCGACGCTGACATGGTGAAGGGTCACAAGATTGTTGTGAAGACCATGCCTGAGGGCACACCTTTCCAGACACTCGATGGTGAGGAGCACAAGCTGAGCGATCGCGACCTCGCTATCTGCAACGCTGAGGAGCCAATGTGTATTGCAGGCGTGTTCGGCGGTAAGGGTAGCGGCACATACGAGACAACACGCAATGTAGTGCTTGAGAGCGCATACTTCCACCCAACATGGATTCGTAAGTCGGCACGTCGCCACGGCCTTTCTACCGATGCATCGTTCCGCTTCGAGCGTGGCGTAGATCCCAATGGAACCGTTGAGGCCTTGAAATATGCTGCAATGCTCTGTAAGGAGTTGGCTGGCGGTAAGGTGTCAATGGAAATCAAAGACGTTTATCCCGAGAAGATGGAGAACGCACGTGTTGACCTGAAGTACAGCTATGTTCACTCGCTCGTGGGCAAGGATATTCCTGTAGAGAAGATAAAGAGCATCTGCGAGTCGCTGGAAATGAAGATTCTCAGCGAGAGTGCTGAGGGATTGCTCCTTGAGATTCCAGGTTATCGCGTTGACGTGACCCGTCCATGCGATGTCGTTGAGGACATCCTTCGCATATATGGATATAATAATGTGGAGATTCCTACACAGCTGAAGTCTTCGCTCGTGATAAAAGGTGATGAAGACCGCAAGCACAAGCTGCAGAACCTCGTGTCAGAACAGCTCGTGGGTGCAGGCTTCAACGAGATACTTAACAACTCGCTGACAAAGGCCGCATATTATGAGGGAACTAGTAAAACTAGTGAGACTAGTGCGGCTAGCACCTTAGTCCGTATTATGAACCCCCTCAGCAGTGACCTCAACGTTATGCGCCAGACCCTGTTGTATGGCGGCCTTGAGAGCGTTGAGCACAACGTGAAGCGCAAGGCTCAGAACCTCCGCTTCTTCGAGTTCGGCAACTGCTATTTCTTCGATCCTGAGAAGCAGAACGATGAGAACCCGATGCAGGCTTACAAGGAGGAGAACTACCTCGGACTGTGGATCACTGGTAAGCGTGTAGAGGGCTCTTGGGCACATCCTAATGAGGACTCAAGCTACTTCGAGCTGTCGGCATTTGTTCAGAATATCCTGAGCCGCATTGGCATGAAGCCCGGTTTGATGGTGACAAAGAAGTCGGAGAACGAGAACTTCTCTGCTGGCATCGTTATCGAGAACCGCGGTGGCAAGAAGCTCATTGAGATGGGCGTGCTGTCGAAGAAGCTCCTGAAGAAGTTCGACCTCAACCAGCCTGTCTATTTCGCAGAGCTGAACTGGTCGCAGCTGATGAAGGCTACAAAGAAGAACGAGGTGACCTTCACCGAGGTGTCTAAGCATCCTGCCGTGAGCCGTGACCTCGCATTGCTGATAGACAAGAACATAGAGTTCGCACAGGTGGAGCAGATTGCCCGCCAGACTGAGAAGAAACTGCTGAAGAGCGTTGAACTGTTCGATGTCTATGAGGGCGACAAACTGCCTGCTGGCAAGAAGTCGTATGCAGTGAACTTCATCCTTCAGGATACCGAGAAGACAATGAACGACAAGCAGATTGACGCAATCATGCAGAAGCTCATTGCGAACCTGAAGAAACAGCTTGGCGCTGAGTTGAGATAA
- a CDS encoding twin-arginine translocase TatA/TatE family subunit, with the protein MSQLLLIGGLGLPEIVVIAIIVLLLFGGKKIPELMSGLGKGVKSFKDGMKGIDDTEKSEEKE; encoded by the coding sequence ATTTCACAGCTATTACTTATCGGCGGATTGGGACTGCCTGAGATTGTAGTCATTGCCATCATCGTACTGCTGCTTTTCGGAGGCAAGAAGATTCCCGAACTTATGAGCGGCCTCGGCAAAGGCGTTAAGAGTTTCAAGGACGGCATGAAAGGAATCGACGACACAGAAAAGAGCGAAGAGAAGGAATGA